The following coding sequences are from one Paracoccus alcaliphilus window:
- a CDS encoding acetyl-CoA carboxylase biotin carboxylase subunit, which yields MFKKILIANRGEIACRVIKTARKMGIQTVAVYSDADRNALHVKMADEAVHIGAPPANQSYIVIDKIMEAIRQTGAEAVHPGYGFLSENMKFAEALEREGVVFIGPPSPAIEAMGDKITSKKLAQEAGVSTVPGYMGLIADADEAVKISDQIGYPVMIKASAGGGGKGMRIAWNADEAREGFESSKSEAANSFGDDRIFIEKFVTQPRHIEIQVLADKLGGAVYLHERECSIQRRNQKVIEEAPSPFLDEVTRRAMGEQAVALARAVGYTSAGTVEFIVDGDRNFYFLEMNTRLQVEHPVTELITGIDLVEQMIRVAAGEPLPFAQDDLKINGWAMESRLYAEDPYRNFLPSIGRLTRYQPPAEVADDSHVVRNDTGVYEGGEISMFYDPMIAKLCTWAPTRGAAIEAMRVALDEFEVEGIGHNLPFLSAVMDHPKFVSGDITTAFIAEEYPDGFQGATLPDAELIRVAAAAAAMHRVAEIRRARITGRLDNHERHVGENWVVFLAGREYPVRIRADRGGSTVDIEGRELRVESDWLPGHTLARMTVDGAPLVMKTDRATSGFRLRLRGADLTVHVRRPRAAELARLMPEKVAPDTSKLLLCPMPGLVVRINVAPGDEVQEGQALATVEAMKMENILRAERKGLVKSVNAEAGQSLKVDDVIMEFE from the coding sequence ATGTTCAAGAAAATCCTGATTGCCAACCGGGGCGAGATCGCCTGCCGCGTCATCAAGACCGCCCGCAAGATGGGTATCCAGACCGTCGCCGTCTATTCCGATGCCGACCGCAATGCGCTGCATGTCAAGATGGCCGACGAGGCCGTCCATATCGGCGCGCCCCCCGCCAACCAGTCCTATATCGTGATCGACAAGATCATGGAGGCGATCCGCCAGACCGGGGCCGAGGCCGTCCATCCCGGCTATGGCTTCCTGTCGGAAAACATGAAATTCGCCGAGGCGCTGGAACGTGAAGGCGTGGTCTTTATCGGCCCGCCCAGCCCCGCGATCGAGGCGATGGGCGACAAGATCACCTCGAAAAAACTGGCGCAAGAGGCCGGGGTTTCCACCGTGCCCGGCTATATGGGCCTGATCGCCGATGCCGATGAGGCGGTGAAGATCAGCGACCAGATCGGCTATCCGGTGATGATCAAGGCGTCCGCGGGCGGCGGCGGCAAGGGCATGCGCATCGCATGGAACGCAGATGAGGCGCGCGAGGGGTTCGAGTCGTCGAAAAGCGAGGCCGCGAACAGCTTTGGCGATGACCGCATCTTCATCGAGAAATTCGTGACCCAGCCGCGCCATATCGAAATTCAGGTGCTGGCCGACAAGCTGGGCGGCGCGGTCTATCTGCATGAACGCGAATGCTCAATCCAGCGCCGCAACCAGAAGGTCATCGAAGAGGCCCCCAGCCCGTTTCTGGACGAAGTCACGCGCCGCGCGATGGGCGAACAGGCGGTCGCGCTGGCGCGTGCCGTCGGTTACACCAGCGCCGGCACGGTGGAATTCATCGTCGATGGCGACCGGAATTTCTATTTTCTGGAAATGAACACCCGGCTTCAGGTGGAACACCCGGTCACCGAACTGATCACCGGCATCGATCTGGTCGAACAGATGATCCGGGTCGCGGCGGGCGAACCTCTGCCCTTCGCGCAGGACGATCTGAAGATCAACGGCTGGGCGATGGAAAGCCGCCTTTATGCCGAAGATCCCTATCGCAACTTCCTGCCCTCGATCGGGCGGCTGACCCGCTATCAGCCGCCGGCCGAGGTCGCAGATGACAGCCATGTCGTGCGCAATGACACCGGCGTCTATGAGGGCGGCGAGATCAGCATGTTCTATGACCCGATGATCGCCAAGCTGTGCACATGGGCGCCCACGCGCGGCGCGGCCATCGAGGCGATGCGGGTGGCGCTGGACGAATTCGAGGTCGAGGGGATCGGCCATAACCTGCCCTTCCTGTCGGCGGTGATGGATCACCCGAAATTCGTCTCGGGCGATATCACCACCGCCTTCATCGCCGAGGAATATCCTGACGGTTTCCAAGGCGCCACGCTGCCCGACGCAGAGCTGATCCGCGTTGCCGCCGCCGCCGCCGCGATGCATCGCGTGGCCGAAATCCGCCGCGCCCGCATCACCGGACGGCTGGACAATCACGAACGCCATGTCGGTGAAAACTGGGTGGTTTTCCTTGCCGGGCGCGAATATCCGGTGCGTATCCGTGCCGACCGCGGCGGCTCGACCGTGGATATCGAGGGGCGTGAACTGCGGGTCGAAAGCGACTGGCTGCCGGGCCACACGCTGGCGCGGATGACGGTCGATGGCGCACCTTTGGTGATGAAGACCGACCGCGCCACCAGCGGCTTCCGGCTGCGTCTGCGCGGCGCCGATCTGACGGTGCATGTCCGCCGCCCCCGCGCCGCCGAACTGGCCCGGCTGATGCCCGAAAAGGTCGCGCCGGACACCTCGAAACTGCTGTTGTGCCCGATGCCGGGTCTGGTGGTCAGGATCAATGTCGCGCCGGGCGACGAGGTGCAGGAGGGTCAGGCGCTGGCCACGGTCGAGGCGATGAAGATGGAAAACATCCTGCGCGCCGAACGCAAGGGGCTGGTGAAATCCGTCAATGCCGAAGCCGGGCAAAGCCTGAAGGTCGATGATGTGATCATGGAGTTCGAATGA
- a CDS encoding DUF4174 domain-containing protein: MKLKFLMIVMALAAMGPSRDAPPPEPQTITPRAERARPASPEELAGPSQSDEAEAPQLEYDAAEVTPADFLWRMRPVVVFADTPDDPAFVEQMRALRRQPAMLLERDVVVIADADPAASSIWRQQLHPRGFSLVVMDKDGQVKQRKPLPWDVREISRAIDRFPLRRQEIGRATVLP, from the coding sequence ATGAAACTGAAATTCCTGATGATCGTCATGGCGCTGGCCGCCATGGGCCCGTCGCGCGACGCGCCGCCGCCCGAGCCGCAGACCATCACGCCCCGGGCCGAGAGGGCGCGCCCGGCCTCGCCCGAGGAACTGGCCGGGCCATCCCAAAGCGACGAGGCCGAAGCGCCCCAGCTGGAATATGACGCAGCCGAGGTGACGCCCGCCGATTTCCTGTGGCGTATGCGCCCGGTCGTCGTCTTTGCCGATACGCCGGACGATCCGGCCTTTGTCGAACAGATGCGTGCCCTGCGCCGCCAGCCCGCCATGTTGCTGGAACGCGACGTGGTGGTGATTGCCGATGCCGATCCGGCGGCCTCCAGCATCTGGCGGCAGCAATTGCATCCACGCGGCTTTTCGCTGGTGGTGATGGACAAGGACGGGCAGGTCAAGCAGCGCAAGCCGCTGCCCTGGGACGTGCGCGAGATCAGCCGCGCCATCGACCGTTTCCCGTTGCGCCGGCAAGAGATCGGGCGGGCGACGGTTCTGCCGTGA